Within Sorangiineae bacterium MSr11367, the genomic segment CGCCCGAACCGCGTCTTCCACCGCCAGATCGGCATCGGTGACCGGCGTCCGATCGGGCTTACGCTCCACGCGCAAGTCGGACGCGCGAAAACGGGTACGGGTCACCGCGTCGGCCGCATCGGCCAAGCGCAACGCGAGATCGAGATCGCTTGCATAGGAGGTCATGCGCGCGATGGTACAAAACGAAACGGCGGTGAAGGGAAATCCTTCACCGCCGCAAAACTCTTCAAACGAGCTGATGAAAAGCGATCAGAACTCGCCCTTGGCGTCGTTCGCAGCGCCCTTGACCGCCTTGCCGAGCTTCTTGTAGGCGCCGGCGACGATCAGGAGAATGGCGACGAGGAGCAGGCCGTATTCGATGGCGGTTGCACCCTTCTCGTCCTTGACCAGCTGCATGATGTCTTTGTTCATAGGAATTCTCCTGGTTGTCGTCGTTTTTTAGGGGGTACTGCGTCGCTGCGTGCTTCGAGAGATAGCTATTACACGCTCCGTGCCAGGCCTTCGGGCGCGAAATCCTCGAGAAATTCGCAAGCAAAACCCCGAAAAGGCTGGACGCACATCCGTTCATTGAACGGCAAACCGGCGAGCGGTTACTCCGGTGTGCCTTGCGAGGCGCGCGTCGTGGCCGCAGATCCGGCGGTGATCATGGCCCAACTCGAGATAGACCTCTTCTCCG encodes:
- a CDS encoding Flp family type IVb pilin, with the translated sequence MNKDIMQLVKDEKGATAIEYGLLLVAILLIVAGAYKKLGKAVKGAANDAKGEF